One part of the Ochotona princeps isolate mOchPri1 chromosome 3, mOchPri1.hap1, whole genome shotgun sequence genome encodes these proteins:
- the RIPK4 gene encoding receptor-interacting serine/threonine-protein kinase 4 isoform X2, with the protein MEMAKFRYILPVYGICREPVGLVMEYMETGSLEKLLASEPLPWELRFRIVHETAVGMNFLHCMAPPLLHLDLKPANILLDAHYHVKISDFGLAKCNGLSHSHDLSMDGLFGTIAYLPPERIREKSRLFDTKHDVYSFAIVLWGVLTQKKPFADEKNILHIMVKVVKGHRPELPPVCRARPRACSSLIRLMQRCWHEDPRARPTFQEITSETEDLCEKPDDEVKDASPAPDVPSPLEPTSQAAPAVSAPLKRASAPAFDNDCSLSELLSQLDSGLAQTPEQPEELSRSSSESRLPSSSSGKRLSGVSSVDSAFSSRGSLSLSFEREPCTSELGTTDIQKKKLVDAIVSGDTGKLMKILQPQDVDLVLDGSASLLHLAVEAGQEECVKWLLLNNANPNLTNRKGSTPLHVAVERRVRGVVELLLARKISINAKDEDQWTALHFAAQNGDAGSARLLLEKNASASEVDFEGRTPMHVACQHGQENIVRLLLRRGVDVSLQGKDAWVPLHYAAWQGHLPIVKLLAKQPGASVNAQTLDGRTPLHLAAQRGHYRVARMLLDLGSDVNVRSLRAQTPLHVAAETGHTSTTRLLLHRGAGKEAVTAEGCTALHLAARNGHLATVKLLLEEQADVLARGPLSQTALHLAAAHGHSEVVEELVSAELIDLADAQGLSALHLAAQGRHAQTVETLLRHGAHINLQSLKFQGSHSPTATLLRRNKT; encoded by the exons ATGGAGATGGCCAAGTTCCGGTACATCCTGCCCGTGTACGGCATTTGCCGGGAGCCCGTGGGCCTGGTCATGGAGTACATGGAGACCGGCTCGCTGGAGAAGCTGCTGGCCTCCGAGCCGCTGCCCTGGGAGCTGCGCTTCCGCATCGTTCACGAGACGGCCGTGGGCATGAACTTCCTGCACTGCATGGCCCCGCCCCTCTTGCACCTGGACCTCAAGCCGGCCAACATCCTGCTGGACGCGCACTACCACGTCAAG ATTTCCGACTTTGGGCTGGCCAAGTGCAACGGGTTGTCCCACTCGCACGACCTCAGCATGGACGGCCTGTTCGGCACCATCGCCTACCTCCCTCCGGAGCGCATCCGAGAGAAAAGCCGGCTCTTTGACACCAAGCATGATGTGTACAG CTTTGCCATCGTGCTGTGGGGTGTGCTCACGCAGAAGAAGCCGTTTGCAG ATGAGAAGAACATCCTGCACATCATGGTGAAGGTGGTGAAGGGCCACCGGCCCGAGCTGCCGCCGGTCTGCCGAGCCCGGCCCCGCGCCTGCAGCAGCCTCATCCGCCTCATGCAGCGCTGTTGGCACGAGGACCCACGGGCCCGGCCCACCTTCCAGG AAATCACTTCGGAGACCGAGGACCTGTGCGAGAAGCCGGACGATGAGGTGAAGGACGCGTCTCCTGCGCCCGACGTGCCAAGTCCCCTGGAGCCCACCAGCCAG GCGGCTCCCGCTGTGTCGGCGCCCCTCAAGCGAGCCTCGGCCCCCGCCTTTGACAATGACTGCAGCCTGTCTGAGTTGCTGTCGCAGCTGGACTCCGGCCTCGCCCAGACCCCCGAGCAGCCCGAGGAGCTCAGCCGCAGCTCCTCCGAGTCCAGGCTCCCGTCCTCCAGCAGCGGCAAGAGGCTCTCGGGCGTGTCTTCCGTGGACTCGGCCTTCTCCTCCCGAGGCTCGCTCTCGCTGTCTTTCGAGCGGGAACCCTGCACAAGCG AACTGGGCACCACAGACATCCAGAAGAAGAAGCTGGTGGATGCCATTGTATCTGGGGACACCGGCAAGCTGATGAAGATCCTGCAGCCACAGGACGTGGACTTGGTCCTGGACGGCAGCGCCAGCCTGCTGCACTTGGCTGTGGAAGCCGGCCAGGAGGAGTGCGTCAAGTGGCTGCTGCTCAACAACGCCAACCCCAACCTGACCAACCGGAAGGGCTCCACACCGCTGCACGTGGCCGTGGAGAGGAGAGTGCGTGGCGTCGTGGAGCTGCTGCTAGCCCGCAAGATCAGCATCAACGCCAAGGACGAGGACCAGTGGACGGCGCTGCACTTCGCGGCACAGAACGGCGACGCGGGCAGCGCACGTCTGCTGCTGGAGAAGAATGCCTCGGCCAGCGAGGTGGACTTTGAGGGCCGCACACCCATGCACGTGGCCTGCCAGCATGGCCAGGAGAACATCGTGCGCCTCCTGTTGAGGCGCGGCGTGGATGTGAGCCTGCAGGGCAAGGACGCCTGGGTGCCGCTGCACTACGCCGCCTGGCAGGGCCACCTGCCCATTGTCAAGCTGCTGGCCAAGCAGCCGGGCGCTAGCGTGAACGCCCAGACCCTGGACGGCAGGACGCCCCTGCACCTGGCTGCCCAGCGGGGCCACTACCGCGTGGCTCGCATGCTGCTCGACCTCGGCTCCGACGTCAATGTTCGCAGCCTCCGGGCCCAGACTCCCTTGCACGTGGCGGCCGAGACGGGCCACACCAGCACCACACGGCTGCTCCTGCACCGTGGTGCTGGCAAGGAGGCTGTGACCGCAGAGGGCTGCACCGCCTTGCACCTGGCGGCCCGCAACGGACACCTGGCCACCGTGAAGCTGCTGCTGGAGGAGCAGGCCGATGTGCTGGCCCGGGGGCCCCTGAGCCAGACAGCCCTGCACCTGGCTGCTGCCCACGGGCATTCGGAGGTGGTGGAGGAACTGGTCAGTGCTGAGCTCATCGACCTGGCGGATGCCCAGGGCCTCAGTGCCCTGCACCTGGCCGCCCAGGGCCGGCACGCGCAGACCGTGGAGACGCTGCTCCGACATGGGGCCCACATCAACCTGCAGAGCCTCAAGTTCCAGGGCAGCCACAGCCCCACGGCCACACTCCTGAGGCGGAataagacctag
- the RIPK4 gene encoding receptor-interacting serine/threonine-protein kinase 4 isoform X1, producing MEADGGSPWALGLLRTFDAGEFAGWEKVGSGGFGQVYKVRHVHWKTWLAIKCSPSLHVDDRERQELLEEAKKMEMAKFRYILPVYGICREPVGLVMEYMETGSLEKLLASEPLPWELRFRIVHETAVGMNFLHCMAPPLLHLDLKPANILLDAHYHVKISDFGLAKCNGLSHSHDLSMDGLFGTIAYLPPERIREKSRLFDTKHDVYSFAIVLWGVLTQKKPFADEKNILHIMVKVVKGHRPELPPVCRARPRACSSLIRLMQRCWHEDPRARPTFQEITSETEDLCEKPDDEVKDASPAPDVPSPLEPTSQAAPAVSAPLKRASAPAFDNDCSLSELLSQLDSGLAQTPEQPEELSRSSSESRLPSSSSGKRLSGVSSVDSAFSSRGSLSLSFEREPCTSELGTTDIQKKKLVDAIVSGDTGKLMKILQPQDVDLVLDGSASLLHLAVEAGQEECVKWLLLNNANPNLTNRKGSTPLHVAVERRVRGVVELLLARKISINAKDEDQWTALHFAAQNGDAGSARLLLEKNASASEVDFEGRTPMHVACQHGQENIVRLLLRRGVDVSLQGKDAWVPLHYAAWQGHLPIVKLLAKQPGASVNAQTLDGRTPLHLAAQRGHYRVARMLLDLGSDVNVRSLRAQTPLHVAAETGHTSTTRLLLHRGAGKEAVTAEGCTALHLAARNGHLATVKLLLEEQADVLARGPLSQTALHLAAAHGHSEVVEELVSAELIDLADAQGLSALHLAAQGRHAQTVETLLRHGAHINLQSLKFQGSHSPTATLLRRNKT from the exons ATGGAGGCCGACGGTGGCAGCCCGTGGGCCCTAGGGCTGCTGCGCACCTTCGACGCGGGCGAGTTCGCGGGCTGGGAGAAGGTGGGCTCTGGCGGCTTCGGGCAGGTGTACAAGGTGCGCCACGTCCACTGGAAGACGTGGCTCGCCATCAAGTGCTCGCCCAGTCTGCACGTCGACGACAG GGAGCGCCAGGAGCTTCTCGAAGAGGCCAAGAAGATGGAGATGGCCAAGTTCCGGTACATCCTGCCCGTGTACGGCATTTGCCGGGAGCCCGTGGGCCTGGTCATGGAGTACATGGAGACCGGCTCGCTGGAGAAGCTGCTGGCCTCCGAGCCGCTGCCCTGGGAGCTGCGCTTCCGCATCGTTCACGAGACGGCCGTGGGCATGAACTTCCTGCACTGCATGGCCCCGCCCCTCTTGCACCTGGACCTCAAGCCGGCCAACATCCTGCTGGACGCGCACTACCACGTCAAG ATTTCCGACTTTGGGCTGGCCAAGTGCAACGGGTTGTCCCACTCGCACGACCTCAGCATGGACGGCCTGTTCGGCACCATCGCCTACCTCCCTCCGGAGCGCATCCGAGAGAAAAGCCGGCTCTTTGACACCAAGCATGATGTGTACAG CTTTGCCATCGTGCTGTGGGGTGTGCTCACGCAGAAGAAGCCGTTTGCAG ATGAGAAGAACATCCTGCACATCATGGTGAAGGTGGTGAAGGGCCACCGGCCCGAGCTGCCGCCGGTCTGCCGAGCCCGGCCCCGCGCCTGCAGCAGCCTCATCCGCCTCATGCAGCGCTGTTGGCACGAGGACCCACGGGCCCGGCCCACCTTCCAGG AAATCACTTCGGAGACCGAGGACCTGTGCGAGAAGCCGGACGATGAGGTGAAGGACGCGTCTCCTGCGCCCGACGTGCCAAGTCCCCTGGAGCCCACCAGCCAG GCGGCTCCCGCTGTGTCGGCGCCCCTCAAGCGAGCCTCGGCCCCCGCCTTTGACAATGACTGCAGCCTGTCTGAGTTGCTGTCGCAGCTGGACTCCGGCCTCGCCCAGACCCCCGAGCAGCCCGAGGAGCTCAGCCGCAGCTCCTCCGAGTCCAGGCTCCCGTCCTCCAGCAGCGGCAAGAGGCTCTCGGGCGTGTCTTCCGTGGACTCGGCCTTCTCCTCCCGAGGCTCGCTCTCGCTGTCTTTCGAGCGGGAACCCTGCACAAGCG AACTGGGCACCACAGACATCCAGAAGAAGAAGCTGGTGGATGCCATTGTATCTGGGGACACCGGCAAGCTGATGAAGATCCTGCAGCCACAGGACGTGGACTTGGTCCTGGACGGCAGCGCCAGCCTGCTGCACTTGGCTGTGGAAGCCGGCCAGGAGGAGTGCGTCAAGTGGCTGCTGCTCAACAACGCCAACCCCAACCTGACCAACCGGAAGGGCTCCACACCGCTGCACGTGGCCGTGGAGAGGAGAGTGCGTGGCGTCGTGGAGCTGCTGCTAGCCCGCAAGATCAGCATCAACGCCAAGGACGAGGACCAGTGGACGGCGCTGCACTTCGCGGCACAGAACGGCGACGCGGGCAGCGCACGTCTGCTGCTGGAGAAGAATGCCTCGGCCAGCGAGGTGGACTTTGAGGGCCGCACACCCATGCACGTGGCCTGCCAGCATGGCCAGGAGAACATCGTGCGCCTCCTGTTGAGGCGCGGCGTGGATGTGAGCCTGCAGGGCAAGGACGCCTGGGTGCCGCTGCACTACGCCGCCTGGCAGGGCCACCTGCCCATTGTCAAGCTGCTGGCCAAGCAGCCGGGCGCTAGCGTGAACGCCCAGACCCTGGACGGCAGGACGCCCCTGCACCTGGCTGCCCAGCGGGGCCACTACCGCGTGGCTCGCATGCTGCTCGACCTCGGCTCCGACGTCAATGTTCGCAGCCTCCGGGCCCAGACTCCCTTGCACGTGGCGGCCGAGACGGGCCACACCAGCACCACACGGCTGCTCCTGCACCGTGGTGCTGGCAAGGAGGCTGTGACCGCAGAGGGCTGCACCGCCTTGCACCTGGCGGCCCGCAACGGACACCTGGCCACCGTGAAGCTGCTGCTGGAGGAGCAGGCCGATGTGCTGGCCCGGGGGCCCCTGAGCCAGACAGCCCTGCACCTGGCTGCTGCCCACGGGCATTCGGAGGTGGTGGAGGAACTGGTCAGTGCTGAGCTCATCGACCTGGCGGATGCCCAGGGCCTCAGTGCCCTGCACCTGGCCGCCCAGGGCCGGCACGCGCAGACCGTGGAGACGCTGCTCCGACATGGGGCCCACATCAACCTGCAGAGCCTCAAGTTCCAGGGCAGCCACAGCCCCACGGCCACACTCCTGAGGCGGAataagacctag